The following are encoded in a window of Panicum virgatum strain AP13 chromosome 5N, P.virgatum_v5, whole genome shotgun sequence genomic DNA:
- the LOC120676119 gene encoding helicase-like transcription factor CHR28 isoform X3, translated as MAEEPAVCVDGFEAAGGAGAGAVGAEDNLSIPLGDFMAFLNTEPAPPEEGGEEDEEELQQPAVNQGCLEMPADTNGSEVLFQSQEAEMLENVEFWSNYSQPNEGQQTNDHTGAASYGFSINDLQNQSGSYNLENQHFPRDASNHAIFEETSGPYEDLSNGSYLGQQTMYSDQTELQVENNTEDMEKQMNTYFSGGISTEQSSLSEIQWESGLDGVHFTPRVMFSLTHNTDIPDESFRNANSSCLTMQEEHLQGECGEYPHPDYISVDMVDERSVHDLPHAFSQNNEQYEMEQFPQDICESGSMQMGSPDQYCDDTSLSDIYMDVSSPESISCEQNQSEDVCFKSESSTDSSPVPSIRNSTTEDADKYLGHTSKQLLPFNNQHPFKDMGYQKPTVLHKQYDDYRRGNYSIQGNLSRGSFSKDGSGASDLSIIEGNRNLAPDHRLPIQGRFHHNIQQPMYGNPIIPTFGGMRYKPHDERITLRLALQDISQPKSEANPPDGVLAVPLLRHQKIALSWMVQKETSSPHCSGGILADDQGLGKTVSAISLILTERPPVPQSSNIKKEPCEAVTLDDDDEDDCAEPHSKKQMQTCNPEVTSNTVKRENPIVAVKTRPAAGTLVVCPTSVLRQWAGELKNKVTSRANLSFLIYHGSNRTKDPEELTKYDVVLTTYSIVSMEVPKQSNPDSDDEEKGKPDRYGAPVSSSGSKKRKPSSKKTKNKSAAESSLPEKPLAKVAWFRVILDEAQSIKNYRTQVARACWGLRAKRRWCLSGTPIQNAVEDLYSYFRFLRYDPYAVYKQFCTMIKIPISRNPTNGYKKLQVVLKTVMLRRTKATMLDGKPIISLPPKTVSLKTVDFTSEERNFYNTLEVESREQFKEYAAAGTVKQNYVNILLMLLRLRQACDHPHLVRGYESTSNWKSSLEMAKKLPMERQQELLICLQSCSAICALCNDAPEDAVVTICGHVFCNQCILEQLTGDDSLCPVSNCRVRLNTTSLFSRGTLECSLSRLTCDFKSNNTCMEMIHAEKHPGIDSSYASSKVRAALDILLSLPKICPTQMIDSKNLIGLSSETSDGMGSSEQKQTDTKLTEKAIVFSQWTRMLDLLEVHLKASHVTYRRLDGTMSVAARDKAVKDFNTVPEVTVMIMSLKAASLGLNMVAACHVLMLDLWWNPTTEDQAVDRAHRIGQTRPVTVSRLTIKDTVEDRILALQEKKREMVASAFGEDRSGSRQTRLTVDDLNYLFMV; from the exons ATGGCGGAGGAACCGGCGGTCTGTGTCGATGGCTtcgaggccgccggcggcgctggcgctggcgccgTCGGCGCGGAGGACAACCTGTCCATACCCCTCGGCGACTTCATGGCCTTCCTCAACACTGAGCCGGCGCCTCCCGAGGagggcggggaggaggacgaggaggagctgcAGCAGCCTGCG GTCAATCAAGGTTGTTTGGAGATGCCTGCCGACACCAATGGTTCTGAAGTTTTATTCCAAAGCCAAGAAG CAGAAATGCTTGAGAATGTAGAGTTTTGGTCAAACTACTCGCAACCCAATGAAGGACAACAAACAAATGATCACACAGGGGCTGCCTCTTATGGATTCTCTATCAATG ATCTACAAAACCAATCAGGATCGTACAACTTGGAAAATCAACATTTTCCAAGGGATGCATCAAATCATGCTATTTTTGAAGAAACAAGTGGTCCTTATGAAGATCTCTCAAATGGTTCATACCTTGGACAGCAAACAATGTACTCTGACCAAACAGAACTCCAAGTAGAGAACAACACAGAAGACATGGAGAAGCAAATGAATACTT ATTTTTCAGGTGGTATATCCACAGAGCAGTCATCTTTGAGTGAAATTCAATGGGAGAGTGGTCTGGATGGTGTTCATTTCACTCCGAGGGTTATGTTTTCTCTTACCCACAACACAGATATTCCTGATGAAAGCTTTCGCAATGCCAACAGCAGTTGCCTTACAATGCAGGAAGAACATCTGCAGGGGGAATGTGGAGAGTATCCTCATCCAGATTATATTTCTGTAGATATGGTTGATGAAAGATCTGTGCATGATTTGCCACATGCTTTTTCACAAAACAATGAGCAATATGAGATGGAGCAGTTCCCACAGGATATATGCGAAAGTGGTTCTATGCAGATGGGCTCTCCGGATCAATATTGTGATGATACATCTTTGTCAGATATTTACATGGATGTATCCTCGCCAGAGTCGATATCCTGTGAACAGAACCAGTCTGAAGATGTTTGTTTCAAGAGTGAATCTAGCACTGACTCTTCTCCAGTACCCTCTATCAGAAACTCCACCACAGAGGATGCTGATAAATACTTAGGTCACACATCAAAACAGTTGCTCCCTTTCAACAACCAACATCCTTTTAAGGACATGGGATATCAAAAACCTACTGTATTGCATAAACAATATGATGATTATAGAAGGGGCAACTATTCTATTCAGGGCAATTTATCAAGAGGTTCCTTCAGTAAAGATGGCAGTGGGGCTTCTGATTTGTCTATTATTGAGGGCAATAGGAATCTTGCTCCTGATCATCGATTGCCAATCCAGGGGAGGTTCCATCATAATATTCAGCAACCTATGTATGGTAATCCCATTATTCCTACATTTGGTGGGATGAGATACAAGCCACATGATGAAAGAATCACTCTAAGGCTTGCATTGCAG GATATTTCACAGCCAAAATCTGAGGCTAATCCACCTGATGGGGTTTTAGCAGTTCCTTTATTGAGGCATCAG AAAATTGCCTTGTCTTGGATGGTACAAAAGGAGACAAGTAGCCCTCATTGCTCTGGTGGAATTCTTGCAGATGATCAG GGCCTGGGTAAAACTGTATCAGCCATATCACTGATTCTAACAGAACGACCACCAGTGCCACAGTCATCTAATATTAAGAAAGAGCCATGTGAAGCTGTAACTCTAGACGACGATGATGAGGATGATTGTGCTGAACCTCATTCAAAAAAGCAGATGCAGACTTGTAACCCTGAAGTGACAAGTAACACAGTGAAGCGAGAAAATCCTATTGTAGCTGTTAAGACAAGGCCAGCTGCTGGTACTTTGGTTGTTTGCCCAACAAGTGTTCTGCGACAGTGGGCTGGAGAACTGAAGAACAAGGTTACAAGCAGAGCTAATCTGTCCTTCTTAATATACCATGGTAGCAACCGCACGAAGGATCCTGAAGAGCTCACCAAATATGATGTCGTGCTAACTACTTATTCTATAGTAAGCATGGAAGTACCAAAACAATCGAATCCtgacagtgatgatgaagaGAAGGGGAAGCCTGACAGATACGGTGCTCCTGTGTCCTCTTCAGGCAGCAAAAAGAGGAAGCCATCTTctaagaaaacaaaaaataaaagtgCTGCAGAGAGCAGCTTGCCTGAAAAACCTCTTGCAAAAGTTGCTTGGTTTAGGGTtattcttgatgaagcacaaAGTATTAAAAATTACCGAACTCAGGTTGCCAGGGCTTGCTGGGGTTTGCGAGCCAAAAGAAGATGGTGTTTGTCTGGGACGCCTATACAGAATGCCGTGGAGGATCTCTATAGCTATTTTAGATTTCTGAGATACGACCCCTATGCTGTGTACAAGCAATTTTGCACTATGATAAAGATTCCTATCAGTAGGAATCCAACTAACGGTTACAAGAAGCTTCAGGTTGTTTTGAAGACGGTAATGCTACGGCGGACTAAAG CAACCATGCTTGATGGGAAACCAATCATATCCTTACCGCCAAAGACTGTTTCACTTAAGACAGTGGACTTCACTAGTGAAGAGCGTAATTTTTATAACACTTTAGAAGTTGAATCACGAGAACAGTTCAAG GAATATGCAGCTGCCGGTACTGTGAAGCAAAATTACGTCAACATATTATTGATGCTTTTACGGCTCAGACAGGCATGTGATCACCCTCACCTAGTTAGAGGTTACGAGTCTACTTCTAACTGGAAGTCTTCGTTGGAGATGGCCAAGAAACTTCCCATGGAAAGGCAGCAAGAATTACTTATTTGCTTGCAATCTTGTTCTGCAATATGTGCTCTCTGCAAT GATGCACCAGAAGATGCTGTTGTCACTATATGTGGTCATGTTTTTTGCAACCAGTGCATACTGGAGCAACTCACTGGTGATGACAGTCTATGCCCAGTGTCGAATTGCAGAGTACGACTAAATACAACTTCACTGTTCTCCAGAGGCACCCTTGAATGCTCTCTGAGTAGATTAACGTGTGATTTCAAGTCTAACAATACCTGTATGGAAATGATACATGCTGAAAAGCATCCTGGAATTGATTCATCCTATGCATCTTCAAAAGTGAGAGCTGCACTAGATATACTTCTTTCATTGCCCAAAATATGTCCCACCCAAATGATTGATAGCAAAAATTTGATTGGGCTATCCTCTGAAACGTCTGATGGAATGGGTTCTTCAGAACAAAAACAGACTGACACCAAGTTGACGGAGAAGGCAATTGTTTTCTCTCAGTGGACTAGAATGCTAGACTTGCTTGAAGTTCATTTGAAAGCTTCTCATGTCACATATCGAAGACTTGATGGAACAATGTCTGTTGCTGCACGGGATAAAGCTGTGAAAGACTTCAATACAGTTCCAGAG GTCACTGTGATGATCATGTCACTCAAAGCTGCAAGTCTTGGTTTGAACATGGTTGCTGCCTGCCACGTGCTTATGCTAGATCTTTGGTGGAACCCAACCACAGAAGACCAAGCCGTGGATAGAGCACACCGTATTGGCCAGACGCGGCCTGTCACGGTATCACGGTTAACTATAAAAGATACTGTTGAAGATCGTATTCTGGCTCTCCAG GAGAAAAAGCGGGAGATGGTTGCTTCTGCGTTTGGGGAAGACAGATCTGGTTCCCGCCAAACTCGGCTGACCGTGGATGACCTGAATTATCTGTTTATGGTTTAG
- the LOC120676119 gene encoding helicase-like transcription factor CHR28 isoform X4, with product MAEEPAVCVDGFEAAGGAGAGAVGAEDNLSIPLGDFMAFLNTEPAPPEEGGEEDEEELQQPAVNQGCLEMPADTNGSEVLFQSQEEMLENVEFWSNYSQPNEGQQTNDHTGAASYGFSINDLQNQSGSYNLENQHFPRDASNHAIFEETSGPYEDLSNGSYLGQQTMYSDQTELQVENNTEDMEKQMNTYFSGGISTEQSSLSEIQWESGLDGVHFTPRVMFSLTHNTDIPDESFRNANSSCLTMQEEHLQGECGEYPHPDYISVDMVDERSVHDLPHAFSQNNEQYEMEQFPQDICESGSMQMGSPDQYCDDTSLSDIYMDVSSPESISCEQNQSEDVCFKSESSTDSSPVPSIRNSTTEDADKYLGHTSKQLLPFNNQHPFKDMGYQKPTVLHKQYDDYRRGNYSIQGNLSRGSFSKDGSGASDLSIIEGNRNLAPDHRLPIQGRFHHNIQQPMYGNPIIPTFGGMRYKPHDERITLRLALQDISQPKSEANPPDGVLAVPLLRHQKIALSWMVQKETSSPHCSGGILADDQGLGKTVSAISLILTERPPVPQSSNIKKEPCEAVTLDDDDEDDCAEPHSKKQMQTCNPEVTSNTVKRENPIVAVKTRPAAGTLVVCPTSVLRQWAGELKNKVTSRANLSFLIYHGSNRTKDPEELTKYDVVLTTYSIVSMEVPKQSNPDSDDEEKGKPDRYGAPVSSSGSKKRKPSSKKTKNKSAAESSLPEKPLAKVAWFRVILDEAQSIKNYRTQVARACWGLRAKRRWCLSGTPIQNAVEDLYSYFRFLRYDPYAVYKQFCTMIKIPISRNPTNGYKKLQVVLKTVMLRRTKATMLDGKPIISLPPKTVSLKTVDFTSEERNFYNTLEVESREQFKEYAAAGTVKQNYVNILLMLLRLRQACDHPHLVRGYESTSNWKSSLEMAKKLPMERQQELLICLQSCSAICALCNDAPEDAVVTICGHVFCNQCILEQLTGDDSLCPVSNCRVRLNTTSLFSRGTLECSLSRLTCDFKSNNTCMEMIHAEKHPGIDSSYASSKVRAALDILLSLPKICPTQMIDSKNLIGLSSETSDGMGSSEQKQTDTKLTEKAIVFSQWTRMLDLLEVHLKASHVTYRRLDGTMSVAARDKAVKDFNTVPEVTVMIMSLKAASLGLNMVAACHVLMLDLWWNPTTEDQAVDRAHRIGQTRPVTVSRLTIKDTVEDRILALQEKKREMVASAFGEDRSGSRQTRLTVDDLNYLFMV from the exons ATGGCGGAGGAACCGGCGGTCTGTGTCGATGGCTtcgaggccgccggcggcgctggcgctggcgccgTCGGCGCGGAGGACAACCTGTCCATACCCCTCGGCGACTTCATGGCCTTCCTCAACACTGAGCCGGCGCCTCCCGAGGagggcggggaggaggacgaggaggagctgcAGCAGCCTGCG GTCAATCAAGGTTGTTTGGAGATGCCTGCCGACACCAATGGTTCTGAAGTTTTATTCCAAAGCCAAGAAG AAATGCTTGAGAATGTAGAGTTTTGGTCAAACTACTCGCAACCCAATGAAGGACAACAAACAAATGATCACACAGGGGCTGCCTCTTATGGATTCTCTATCAATG ATCTACAAAACCAATCAGGATCGTACAACTTGGAAAATCAACATTTTCCAAGGGATGCATCAAATCATGCTATTTTTGAAGAAACAAGTGGTCCTTATGAAGATCTCTCAAATGGTTCATACCTTGGACAGCAAACAATGTACTCTGACCAAACAGAACTCCAAGTAGAGAACAACACAGAAGACATGGAGAAGCAAATGAATACTT ATTTTTCAGGTGGTATATCCACAGAGCAGTCATCTTTGAGTGAAATTCAATGGGAGAGTGGTCTGGATGGTGTTCATTTCACTCCGAGGGTTATGTTTTCTCTTACCCACAACACAGATATTCCTGATGAAAGCTTTCGCAATGCCAACAGCAGTTGCCTTACAATGCAGGAAGAACATCTGCAGGGGGAATGTGGAGAGTATCCTCATCCAGATTATATTTCTGTAGATATGGTTGATGAAAGATCTGTGCATGATTTGCCACATGCTTTTTCACAAAACAATGAGCAATATGAGATGGAGCAGTTCCCACAGGATATATGCGAAAGTGGTTCTATGCAGATGGGCTCTCCGGATCAATATTGTGATGATACATCTTTGTCAGATATTTACATGGATGTATCCTCGCCAGAGTCGATATCCTGTGAACAGAACCAGTCTGAAGATGTTTGTTTCAAGAGTGAATCTAGCACTGACTCTTCTCCAGTACCCTCTATCAGAAACTCCACCACAGAGGATGCTGATAAATACTTAGGTCACACATCAAAACAGTTGCTCCCTTTCAACAACCAACATCCTTTTAAGGACATGGGATATCAAAAACCTACTGTATTGCATAAACAATATGATGATTATAGAAGGGGCAACTATTCTATTCAGGGCAATTTATCAAGAGGTTCCTTCAGTAAAGATGGCAGTGGGGCTTCTGATTTGTCTATTATTGAGGGCAATAGGAATCTTGCTCCTGATCATCGATTGCCAATCCAGGGGAGGTTCCATCATAATATTCAGCAACCTATGTATGGTAATCCCATTATTCCTACATTTGGTGGGATGAGATACAAGCCACATGATGAAAGAATCACTCTAAGGCTTGCATTGCAG GATATTTCACAGCCAAAATCTGAGGCTAATCCACCTGATGGGGTTTTAGCAGTTCCTTTATTGAGGCATCAG AAAATTGCCTTGTCTTGGATGGTACAAAAGGAGACAAGTAGCCCTCATTGCTCTGGTGGAATTCTTGCAGATGATCAG GGCCTGGGTAAAACTGTATCAGCCATATCACTGATTCTAACAGAACGACCACCAGTGCCACAGTCATCTAATATTAAGAAAGAGCCATGTGAAGCTGTAACTCTAGACGACGATGATGAGGATGATTGTGCTGAACCTCATTCAAAAAAGCAGATGCAGACTTGTAACCCTGAAGTGACAAGTAACACAGTGAAGCGAGAAAATCCTATTGTAGCTGTTAAGACAAGGCCAGCTGCTGGTACTTTGGTTGTTTGCCCAACAAGTGTTCTGCGACAGTGGGCTGGAGAACTGAAGAACAAGGTTACAAGCAGAGCTAATCTGTCCTTCTTAATATACCATGGTAGCAACCGCACGAAGGATCCTGAAGAGCTCACCAAATATGATGTCGTGCTAACTACTTATTCTATAGTAAGCATGGAAGTACCAAAACAATCGAATCCtgacagtgatgatgaagaGAAGGGGAAGCCTGACAGATACGGTGCTCCTGTGTCCTCTTCAGGCAGCAAAAAGAGGAAGCCATCTTctaagaaaacaaaaaataaaagtgCTGCAGAGAGCAGCTTGCCTGAAAAACCTCTTGCAAAAGTTGCTTGGTTTAGGGTtattcttgatgaagcacaaAGTATTAAAAATTACCGAACTCAGGTTGCCAGGGCTTGCTGGGGTTTGCGAGCCAAAAGAAGATGGTGTTTGTCTGGGACGCCTATACAGAATGCCGTGGAGGATCTCTATAGCTATTTTAGATTTCTGAGATACGACCCCTATGCTGTGTACAAGCAATTTTGCACTATGATAAAGATTCCTATCAGTAGGAATCCAACTAACGGTTACAAGAAGCTTCAGGTTGTTTTGAAGACGGTAATGCTACGGCGGACTAAAG CAACCATGCTTGATGGGAAACCAATCATATCCTTACCGCCAAAGACTGTTTCACTTAAGACAGTGGACTTCACTAGTGAAGAGCGTAATTTTTATAACACTTTAGAAGTTGAATCACGAGAACAGTTCAAG GAATATGCAGCTGCCGGTACTGTGAAGCAAAATTACGTCAACATATTATTGATGCTTTTACGGCTCAGACAGGCATGTGATCACCCTCACCTAGTTAGAGGTTACGAGTCTACTTCTAACTGGAAGTCTTCGTTGGAGATGGCCAAGAAACTTCCCATGGAAAGGCAGCAAGAATTACTTATTTGCTTGCAATCTTGTTCTGCAATATGTGCTCTCTGCAAT GATGCACCAGAAGATGCTGTTGTCACTATATGTGGTCATGTTTTTTGCAACCAGTGCATACTGGAGCAACTCACTGGTGATGACAGTCTATGCCCAGTGTCGAATTGCAGAGTACGACTAAATACAACTTCACTGTTCTCCAGAGGCACCCTTGAATGCTCTCTGAGTAGATTAACGTGTGATTTCAAGTCTAACAATACCTGTATGGAAATGATACATGCTGAAAAGCATCCTGGAATTGATTCATCCTATGCATCTTCAAAAGTGAGAGCTGCACTAGATATACTTCTTTCATTGCCCAAAATATGTCCCACCCAAATGATTGATAGCAAAAATTTGATTGGGCTATCCTCTGAAACGTCTGATGGAATGGGTTCTTCAGAACAAAAACAGACTGACACCAAGTTGACGGAGAAGGCAATTGTTTTCTCTCAGTGGACTAGAATGCTAGACTTGCTTGAAGTTCATTTGAAAGCTTCTCATGTCACATATCGAAGACTTGATGGAACAATGTCTGTTGCTGCACGGGATAAAGCTGTGAAAGACTTCAATACAGTTCCAGAG GTCACTGTGATGATCATGTCACTCAAAGCTGCAAGTCTTGGTTTGAACATGGTTGCTGCCTGCCACGTGCTTATGCTAGATCTTTGGTGGAACCCAACCACAGAAGACCAAGCCGTGGATAGAGCACACCGTATTGGCCAGACGCGGCCTGTCACGGTATCACGGTTAACTATAAAAGATACTGTTGAAGATCGTATTCTGGCTCTCCAG GAGAAAAAGCGGGAGATGGTTGCTTCTGCGTTTGGGGAAGACAGATCTGGTTCCCGCCAAACTCGGCTGACCGTGGATGACCTGAATTATCTGTTTATGGTTTAG